One window of Staphylococcus chromogenes genomic DNA carries:
- a CDS encoding Mur ligase family protein: MRQWTAIQMAKLARKASRAVGKKGTDLPGQVARKIDQNILRKLAEKVDEVVLVSGTNGKTTTSNLIGHTLKANHIPIIHNNEGANMAAGITSAFIVQSRPETKMAIIEIDEGSIPRVLKEMTPTKMVFTNFFRDQMDRFGEIDIMVNNIISAIENKGIALILNTDDPFVSRLKKASDHVTYYGMAKNAYPFEQSTMNESRYCPNCGKLLKYDYIHYNQLGHYSCECGFNRMSPKYEIQHFEINPFLTLQTPQATFNMKIAGDFNAYNALAAYAVLRELGLDDESIRKGFETYTSDNGRMQYFERSHKKALINLAKNPAGMNASISMGEKLQERKVYLMSLNDFAADGRDTSWIYDADFEKLATQDIETIIVTGSRAEELQLRLKLAEINVPIILEKDIYKATARSMDFDSFTVAIPNYTSLTPMLDQLVRSFKEEK; this comes from the coding sequence ATGAGACAATGGACAGCGATTCAGATGGCCAAACTCGCACGTAAAGCAAGTCGTGCAGTTGGTAAAAAGGGGACTGACTTGCCTGGTCAAGTGGCCCGAAAAATTGATCAAAATATTTTAAGAAAGTTAGCTGAAAAGGTGGATGAGGTTGTTTTAGTGAGTGGTACTAATGGAAAAACAACGACATCTAATCTGATTGGGCATACACTGAAAGCTAATCACATTCCAATTATTCATAATAATGAAGGGGCGAACATGGCTGCAGGGATTACTTCTGCATTCATCGTGCAATCTCGTCCGGAGACTAAAATGGCAATCATCGAAATCGATGAAGGTTCAATTCCGCGTGTATTGAAAGAAATGACACCTACGAAAATGGTGTTTACGAATTTCTTTCGTGATCAAATGGACCGCTTTGGAGAAATTGACATCATGGTGAATAATATTATTTCAGCCATTGAGAATAAAGGGATTGCATTAATTTTAAATACGGACGATCCTTTTGTAAGCCGTTTGAAAAAGGCAAGTGATCATGTCACTTATTATGGTATGGCTAAAAATGCTTATCCTTTTGAACAATCAACGATGAATGAAAGCCGTTATTGTCCAAACTGTGGAAAATTACTTAAATATGATTATATCCATTACAATCAATTAGGGCATTATTCTTGTGAATGTGGTTTTAATCGTATGTCTCCTAAATACGAAATTCAACATTTTGAAATAAACCCATTTTTAACACTTCAAACACCACAAGCGACATTCAATATGAAAATTGCCGGAGATTTTAACGCATACAATGCTTTGGCCGCATATGCTGTTTTAAGAGAATTAGGTTTAGACGACGAAAGTATTCGTAAAGGTTTTGAAACCTATACATCAGATAACGGACGTATGCAGTATTTTGAACGATCTCATAAAAAAGCACTCATAAATTTAGCTAAAAATCCAGCTGGAATGAATGCTTCTATATCAATGGGTGAAAAATTACAAGAGAGAAAAGTCTATTTAATGAGCTTGAATGATTTTGCGGCTGATGGGCGAGATACTTCTTGGATTTATGATGCGGACTTTGAAAAATTAGCAACCCAAGATATTGAAACGATTATCGTTACAGGCTCACGTGCTGAGGAGCTCCAATTACGATTGAAACTTGCAGAAATCAATGTTCCAATTATTTTAGAAAAAGATATTTATAAAGCGACGGCACGCTCTATGGATTTTGATAGCTTTACAGTCGCAATCCCTAACTATACCTCTTTAACCCCTATGTTGGATCAATTAGTCCGTTCGTTTAAGGAGGAGAAATAA
- a CDS encoding type 1 glutamine amidotransferase yields MYELTVFHFMPDKLNLYSDIGNIMALKYRAKQRQIQLNVVDINETEGIDLSKADIFFIGGGSDREQSLATKELAKIKTELKAAIEEGLPGLTICGGYQFLGEKYITPDGETLEGLNILDFYTESQTERLTGDVVIESETFGTIVGFENHGGRTYHNYDTLGHVTYGYGNNATDRKEGIHYKNLLGTYLHGPVLPKNHEMTDYLLEAAAKRKGIPFEPKYLDNTEEELAKQVLIDRARKNEQK; encoded by the coding sequence ATGTATGAATTAACCGTTTTCCATTTTATGCCAGACAAACTAAATCTTTATAGTGACATCGGTAATATCATGGCTTTAAAATACCGCGCCAAACAGCGTCAAATTCAGTTAAACGTAGTAGATATCAATGAAACTGAAGGCATTGATTTATCTAAAGCGGATATCTTCTTTATCGGTGGGGGTAGTGACCGTGAGCAATCCTTGGCCACTAAAGAGTTAGCTAAAATTAAAACTGAACTTAAAGCAGCCATTGAAGAAGGTTTGCCAGGGTTAACCATTTGCGGAGGATATCAATTTTTGGGTGAAAAATATATTACACCTGATGGTGAAACTTTAGAAGGATTAAATATCTTAGACTTTTACACCGAATCTCAAACGGAGCGCTTAACTGGTGATGTCGTTATAGAAAGTGAAACATTTGGAACTATCGTTGGTTTTGAAAATCACGGGGGGCGCACTTATCATAATTATGACACACTGGGTCACGTCACTTATGGTTATGGTAATAACGCGACCGATCGAAAAGAAGGGATTCATTATAAGAATTTACTAGGGACGTACCTTCATGGTCCGGTATTACCAAAAAATCATGAAATGACAGATTACTTATTAGAAGCGGCAGCCAAACGTAAGGGCATCCCATTTGAACCGAAATATCTTGATAACACAGAAGAAGAACTAGCAAAACAAGTCTTGATTGATCGTGCCCGTAAAAATGAGCAAAAATAA
- a CDS encoding FUSC family protein, whose translation MNAIRLKNLIGARTIKTGLAAFLTALFCLWLDLNPIFAILSAVVTIEPTVKASITKGYKRLPATVMGAFIAVVCTYIFGDNSAFTYGLTATLTILLCIHFNLHVGITVATLTALAMIPDIHQDYVFNFFSRLLTAIIGLGTAGLVNFIVLPPKYYTQIDTLIDQTEKEIYRLFTQRMKELLIGQFHSEKSDHDVEKLHLNNARIEELLGYQRDELKYHKSKNRSDEWLRIRKFTNRAHENRLLITHLSNIIYLPEDDFIIFNDEEKRAIIAITQKISQITIKGLFEPERKAATTLKNSVKGLNEFDINQVKSHTIYEILLIYRILLLRFKKIRKKT comes from the coding sequence ATGAACGCAATACGCCTCAAAAACCTCATCGGTGCAAGAACAATCAAAACAGGCCTTGCTGCTTTTTTAACGGCGTTGTTTTGTTTGTGGTTAGATTTAAATCCAATTTTTGCGATATTATCCGCCGTTGTTACAATTGAACCCACTGTCAAAGCTTCGATTACTAAAGGATACAAACGTTTACCCGCCACTGTGATGGGCGCCTTTATCGCTGTGGTATGTACTTATATTTTCGGCGATAATTCTGCTTTTACATATGGGCTGACAGCTACCCTCACGATTTTATTATGTATACATTTCAATTTACACGTGGGTATTACTGTAGCGACACTGACTGCACTTGCAATGATACCCGATATTCATCAAGATTATGTTTTTAATTTTTTCTCACGCTTACTCACTGCTATTATAGGTTTAGGCACTGCGGGATTAGTTAATTTTATTGTTTTACCACCTAAATATTATACACAAATCGATACACTTATTGATCAGACTGAAAAGGAAATATATCGTTTATTTACACAAAGAATGAAAGAACTATTAATTGGGCAATTTCATTCTGAAAAAAGTGATCACGATGTTGAAAAATTACATCTTAATAATGCACGTATAGAAGAATTATTAGGTTATCAAAGAGATGAACTCAAATACCACAAATCAAAAAATCGCTCAGACGAGTGGTTAAGAATAAGAAAATTCACAAACCGTGCGCATGAAAACCGGCTACTCATTACACATTTATCCAATATTATCTATTTACCAGAAGATGATTTTATAATTTTTAACGATGAAGAAAAAAGAGCTATTATTGCGATTACGCAAAAAATTAGTCAGATTACAATAAAAGGCTTATTTGAGCCTGAACGTAAAGCGGCGACAACACTTAAAAACTCTGTAAAAGGCTTAAATGAATTTGATATCAATCAAGTTAAAAGTCATACCATTTACGAAATTTTGTTGATTTATCGAATCTTACTTTTAAGGTTTAAAAAAATACGAAAAAAAACCTAA
- the map gene encoding type I methionyl aminopeptidase, with the protein MIVKTDEELQALKEIGAICAKVRDTMVKATVPGITTKELDHIAKEMFEAEGAISAPIHDENFPGQTCISVNEEVAHGIPGKRVIKEGDLVNIDVSALKNGYYADTGISFVVGETDEPMKQKVCDAAQEAFDAAMTKIKPGAKLSQIGKAVHATARKNDLKVIKNLTGHGVGQSLHEAPAHIMNYFEPQDKTLLKEGMVLAVEPFISSNASFVTEGKNEWAFETKDKSYVAQIEHTVIVTKDGPLLTTKSTLE; encoded by the coding sequence ATGATTGTAAAAACAGATGAAGAATTACAAGCACTAAAAGAAATTGGAGCCATTTGTGCCAAAGTGAGGGACACAATGGTAAAAGCAACGGTACCAGGGATTACAACTAAAGAATTAGACCATATCGCCAAAGAGATGTTTGAAGCTGAGGGCGCAATTTCTGCTCCGATACATGATGAAAATTTTCCAGGTCAAACATGTATTAGTGTCAATGAGGAAGTGGCTCATGGTATTCCTGGAAAACGTGTAATAAAAGAAGGCGATTTAGTTAATATTGATGTCTCAGCGTTAAAAAATGGTTATTATGCAGATACGGGGATTTCATTTGTGGTTGGCGAAACTGATGAACCCATGAAACAAAAAGTTTGTGATGCGGCTCAAGAAGCTTTTGATGCAGCAATGACAAAAATAAAACCTGGGGCAAAATTAAGTCAAATCGGAAAAGCCGTTCATGCGACTGCGCGTAAAAATGATTTGAAAGTCATTAAAAACCTGACTGGACACGGGGTAGGTCAATCTTTACATGAAGCACCCGCACATATAATGAATTATTTTGAACCTCAAGATAAAACATTACTCAAAGAAGGTATGGTATTAGCAGTAGAACCATTTATTTCATCAAATGCGTCTTTTGTGACAGAAGGTAAAAATGAATGGGCATTTGAAACAAAAGATAAAAGTTATGTCGCACAAATAGAACACACGGTCATTGTGACTAAAGATGGGCCATTATTAACGACAAAAAGCACATTAGAATAA
- the liaF gene encoding cell wall-active antibiotics response protein LiaF has product MTQKYISTELLIIFTALMIIANFYYIFFEKIGFLFVLLLGSILMYVGYIYFHKVRGLLCFWIGTLMVLFTLLSNKYTLVILFIFMIIVAVRYIVYKRKPLKVTTSEAVEASPSFIKQKWFGEQKTPVYVYKWEDLQIQHGMGDVYIDMTKAANLKSQNNIVIRHIVGKVQVVVPLNYNVKLNVAAFYGNINFEEQRLKLENNNVTLESSEKSDRYTVNIFVSTFIGDVEVVYR; this is encoded by the coding sequence ATGACACAAAAATATATTTCGACTGAGCTCTTAATCATTTTTACAGCTCTAATGATTATCGCCAATTTTTATTACATCTTTTTTGAGAAAATTGGTTTTTTGTTTGTGTTGTTATTAGGAAGTATTTTAATGTATGTGGGTTACATTTACTTCCACAAAGTGAGAGGGCTCTTATGTTTTTGGATTGGAACATTAATGGTGTTATTTACTTTATTATCTAATAAATACACACTTGTGATTTTATTTATTTTTATGATCATCGTAGCGGTACGTTACATCGTTTATAAACGTAAACCGTTAAAAGTGACAACATCTGAGGCAGTAGAAGCCTCTCCTTCATTTATTAAACAAAAGTGGTTCGGAGAACAGAAAACACCTGTGTATGTCTACAAATGGGAAGATTTGCAAATTCAGCATGGGATGGGCGATGTCTATATTGATATGACGAAAGCAGCTAACTTAAAATCACAAAACAACATAGTGATTAGACATATTGTTGGCAAAGTACAAGTCGTCGTCCCATTAAATTACAATGTAAAGCTAAATGTTGCTGCTTTTTATGGGAATATCAATTTTGAGGAGCAACGTTTAAAGTTAGAAAACAACAACGTCACATTAGAATCATCAGAAAAATCAGATCGATATACAGTAAATATCTTCGTTTCCACGTTTATTGGTGATGTTGAGGTGGTTTATCGATGA
- a CDS encoding sensor histidine kinase, producing MNQYVRSIGSMLILVYSLFTAFFFIDNVFTNIIFFQGMFYTQIFGVPVFLFLNLIAIFLCIIVGSVLAYKNNQQNDWLKAQIERSIEGETVGVNDQQIELYHETLELYEALVPLNQELHRMRIKTQNLTNESYNMNDSKVQKIIEDERHRLARELHDSVSQQLFAASMMLSAIKETPLEPPLSQQIPTLEKMVQDSQLEMRALLLHLRPIGLKDRSLGEGIQSLVSDLQRKVPLNVVQDIGEFDVPKGMEDHLFRITQEAISNTLRHSKGTEVTVELLQRDDYILLRIQDDGIGFNVDDKMEQSYGLKNMRERAMEIGATFHIVSLPDSGTRIEVKAPLDKEGHNDN from the coding sequence ATGAATCAATATGTACGATCAATCGGTTCAATGCTGATTTTAGTGTATAGTCTCTTTACCGCTTTTTTCTTTATTGATAATGTCTTCACAAATATCATCTTTTTTCAAGGAATGTTTTACACACAAATTTTTGGAGTTCCTGTTTTCTTGTTTTTAAATTTAATAGCCATTTTTTTATGTATAATCGTTGGGAGTGTGCTCGCTTATAAAAATAACCAACAAAATGATTGGTTGAAAGCGCAAATTGAACGCTCAATTGAAGGTGAGACGGTAGGCGTAAATGACCAACAAATTGAACTTTATCACGAAACATTAGAATTATATGAAGCACTTGTGCCGCTTAATCAAGAACTTCACCGTATGCGCATTAAAACACAAAATTTAACGAACGAATCGTATAACATGAATGATTCAAAAGTTCAGAAAATCATTGAAGATGAGCGGCACCGGTTGGCGCGTGAATTGCATGATAGTGTCTCTCAACAGCTATTTGCGGCAAGTATGATGTTATCAGCAATAAAGGAAACACCACTTGAGCCTCCACTGAGCCAACAAATACCCACTTTAGAGAAAATGGTACAGGATTCGCAATTAGAAATGCGCGCATTACTTTTGCATCTGAGACCGATTGGCTTAAAAGATCGTTCTTTAGGTGAAGGGATACAGTCTTTGGTATCAGATTTACAACGTAAAGTGCCATTAAATGTAGTTCAAGATATTGGGGAATTTGACGTTCCCAAAGGGATGGAAGATCACCTTTTCAGAATTACACAAGAGGCAATTTCAAATACCCTACGTCATTCTAAAGGCACAGAGGTGACTGTTGAATTACTTCAGCGTGACGATTACATACTCCTACGTATACAAGATGACGGTATAGGGTTTAACGTTGATGATAAGATGGAACAAAGTTATGGTTTGAAGAATATGCGTGAACGTGCGATGGAAATCGGTGCGACGTTCCATATCGTATCGTTACCAGATTCAGGTACACGTATTGAAGTGAAAGCACCGTTAGATAAGGAGGGGCATAATGACAATTAA
- a CDS encoding response regulator transcription factor: MTIKVLFVDDHEMVRIGISSYLSTQPDIEVVGEGASGKEAIEKAHALKPDLILMDLVMTDMDGVEATTQIKKDLPKIKVVMLTSYIEDKEVYRALDAGVDSYILKTTSASDIAEAIRKTSKGESVFEAEVLVKMRNRMRQRAELYELLTEREMEILLLISKGYSNQEIASASHITIKTVKTHVSNILSKLEVQDRTQAVIYAFQHGLIE; the protein is encoded by the coding sequence ATGACAATTAAAGTTTTATTTGTAGATGACCACGAAATGGTAAGAATTGGTATCTCAAGTTATTTATCTACGCAGCCAGATATTGAAGTTGTTGGGGAAGGGGCTTCGGGTAAAGAAGCCATCGAAAAAGCGCATGCATTAAAACCTGATTTAATTTTAATGGATTTAGTGATGACGGATATGGACGGAGTAGAGGCGACGACGCAAATTAAGAAAGATTTACCTAAAATCAAAGTCGTGATGCTTACAAGTTATATTGAGGATAAAGAAGTCTACCGTGCATTAGATGCAGGTGTAGACAGTTATATTTTAAAAACAACAAGCGCCAGCGACATTGCCGAAGCCATTCGCAAAACATCTAAAGGGGAATCTGTCTTTGAAGCAGAAGTACTCGTTAAAATGAGGAATCGTATGCGACAACGTGCAGAACTTTACGAGCTTTTAACCGAAAGAGAAATGGAAATTTTATTATTAATTTCAAAAGGCTATTCTAATCAAGAAATTGCGAGCGCTTCACATATAACGATTAAAACCGTTAAAACACATGTTAGTAACATTTTAAGTAAACTTGAAGTTCAAGACCGTACACAAGCAGTGATATATGCTTTCCAACATGGGCTCATAGAATAA
- a CDS encoding beta-class carbonic anhydrase, which produces MTLLENILEFNKSFVENKEYEAYETSKKPSKKAVLLTCMDTRLQDLSTKALGFNNGDLKVVKNAGATITHPYGSTMRSLIVGIYALGAEEVIIMGHKDCGMGNLNVDDVIETMKSRGVNSQVFDILGHSGIDVPNFLKGFDDVYENVRQNIQMIYDHPLFDRKVPVHGLVIDPHTGELELVQDGYQQIKK; this is translated from the coding sequence ATGACATTATTAGAAAATATTCTAGAGTTTAACAAATCCTTCGTTGAAAATAAGGAATATGAAGCTTATGAAACAAGTAAAAAGCCTTCTAAAAAAGCCGTACTCTTGACGTGTATGGATACACGCCTTCAAGATTTATCTACGAAAGCTCTAGGGTTCAATAATGGCGATTTGAAAGTCGTCAAAAATGCTGGTGCTACGATCACACATCCTTATGGTTCGACAATGCGTAGTCTCATTGTAGGTATCTATGCGCTTGGTGCTGAGGAAGTTATTATCATGGGCCATAAAGATTGTGGTATGGGTAACCTAAATGTCGATGATGTCATTGAAACCATGAAATCACGTGGGGTTAACAGTCAAGTCTTTGATATTTTAGGTCATTCTGGAATTGATGTTCCTAATTTCTTAAAAGGCTTTGATGATGTTTATGAAAATGTTCGTCAAAATATTCAAATGATATATGACCATCCGTTATTTGATCGTAAAGTCCCTGTTCACGGACTCGTTATCGATCCTCATACAGGTGAATTAGAACTCGTGCAAGATGGGTATCAACAAATTAAAAAATAA
- a CDS encoding YihY/virulence factor BrkB family protein: MDNKHKSSGIIDKAKDNFQKDDSHQKESEPNPNRQGDAKGDIHEEHHFVKPQPFQSKEAKKDNQTFFVSRINKPVKYTDRPNFFSYLIYRIGKDDASGLAAQLAYYFMLSLFPMLIFILSLIPLFNIDQKSIIDQIESNAPAQASSIITNILTDVMSNANGGILSFGLILALWTASNGMTALMNSFNVAYDVEDSRNFFVSKAMAIFFTLLIGITMPITLVLFTFGEQIGNILFGPLGLDSAVRWVFGLLRTVLPVLAIFIVFTLLYIMAPNVKIKLKSVIPGALVATIVWILGTLAFGFYVSNFGNYSKTYGSIGGVIVLMLWLYITGFILILGAEVNAIFHHRKVSKGKTPEEITYDEMDERGEEDLADAYNNMGNEKAPRKDAKNQNNTFDYQNHHQYEGSKTEKRTNDGKSHHIKTKK, translated from the coding sequence ATGGATAATAAACATAAATCATCCGGAATTATTGATAAAGCAAAAGATAATTTCCAAAAAGATGATTCACATCAAAAAGAAAGTGAACCAAATCCAAATCGTCAAGGTGACGCCAAAGGAGATATTCATGAAGAACACCACTTTGTGAAGCCACAACCATTTCAATCTAAAGAAGCAAAAAAAGATAACCAAACTTTCTTTGTTTCGCGTATAAATAAGCCGGTAAAATACACAGACCGACCTAATTTTTTCTCATATTTAATTTATCGCATTGGTAAAGACGATGCCTCTGGCTTAGCGGCACAACTCGCCTATTATTTTATGCTATCACTTTTCCCAATGCTTATCTTTATTTTATCGCTTATACCGCTATTTAATATTGATCAAAAATCGATTATTGACCAAATCGAATCCAATGCACCTGCACAAGCCTCATCTATCATCACAAATATATTGACTGATGTGATGAGTAATGCGAATGGTGGCATCCTATCTTTCGGTTTGATTTTAGCACTTTGGACAGCGTCTAACGGTATGACAGCTTTAATGAACTCATTTAACGTGGCCTATGACGTTGAAGATAGTCGTAATTTCTTTGTATCAAAAGCCATGGCGATTTTCTTTACATTGCTTATCGGTATCACAATGCCTATTACGTTAGTGCTTTTTACGTTCGGCGAACAAATTGGAAATATTTTATTTGGTCCACTAGGATTGGATAGCGCTGTGAGATGGGTGTTTGGTTTACTACGTACTGTTCTACCGGTCCTCGCGATTTTTATTGTCTTTACTCTATTGTATATAATGGCACCTAATGTAAAAATAAAATTAAAATCAGTCATTCCAGGTGCCCTCGTTGCGACAATTGTTTGGATTTTAGGAACACTTGCTTTTGGATTCTATGTTTCAAACTTTGGTAACTACTCTAAAACATATGGTAGTATCGGTGGTGTCATCGTATTAATGCTATGGTTATACATCACTGGATTTATTCTTATTTTAGGGGCTGAAGTTAACGCTATCTTCCATCACCGTAAAGTGTCTAAAGGTAAAACACCTGAAGAAATCACTTATGACGAAATGGATGAACGTGGTGAAGAAGATTTAGCAGATGCCTATAACAATATGGGTAATGAAAAAGCACCTCGCAAAGATGCTAAAAACCAAAATAACACTTTTGATTATCAAAACCATCACCAATATGAAGGTTCTAAAACAGAAAAACGTACAAATGATGGAAAATCTCATCATATCAAAACAAAAAAATAA
- a CDS encoding YtxH domain-containing protein yields MQNKLIPGVLIGAVVGGAVALIDKNTRSSVKNQVQNIKSGQTSGQGSKVSQLTDEFKYWKNTIEEIRRNNPELERSLRDAKETFQQRKNNR; encoded by the coding sequence ATGCAAAACAAATTAATTCCAGGCGTTTTAATCGGAGCAGTCGTTGGAGGTGCTGTGGCACTTATCGACAAAAACACGCGTTCATCTGTAAAGAACCAAGTTCAAAACATTAAATCAGGTCAAACATCTGGACAAGGTTCAAAAGTATCTCAACTCACTGATGAATTTAAATATTGGAAAAACACAATTGAAGAAATTCGTCGTAACAACCCAGAATTAGAACGTTCTTTACGTGATGCTAAAGAAACTTTCCAACAACGTAAAAATAACCGTTAA
- a CDS encoding low molecular weight protein-tyrosine-phosphatase, which produces MTTVAFVCLGNICRSPMAEAIMRQRLQEREIDGIEVYSRGTGRWNLGEPPHEGTQNILNEHQIPFDNMKSELFTENDDFDYIIAMDQSNVDNIRQINPQLKGQLFKLLDFSDMEETDVPDPYYTNNFEGVFDMIQSSCDNLIDYILKDIRKG; this is translated from the coding sequence ATGACAACAGTCGCTTTTGTATGTCTCGGCAATATCTGTCGTTCCCCGATGGCTGAAGCAATTATGCGTCAACGCCTTCAAGAACGTGAAATCGACGGTATAGAAGTTTATTCGAGAGGCACAGGTCGCTGGAATTTAGGCGAACCCCCTCACGAAGGGACACAAAATATTTTAAATGAACACCAAATTCCATTCGATAATATGAAGAGTGAGTTGTTTACAGAAAATGACGATTTTGATTATATTATTGCAATGGATCAAAGTAATGTGGATAATATAAGACAAATCAATCCACAACTTAAAGGTCAACTATTTAAGTTGCTTGATTTTAGCGATATGGAGGAGACGGATGTTCCGGACCCATATTATACAAACAATTTCGAAGGGGTTTTTGACATGATACAATCATCATGCGATAACCTTATCGACTACATCTTAAAGGATATAAGAAAGGGGTAA
- a CDS encoding DUF1128 domain-containing protein, producing MSKNIETMITEIRDQLNLVNPGLIDPEHFSENQFEEIQEIHEFVMSKNDFTPSEMNGITEALGALRQTK from the coding sequence ATGTCAAAAAATATAGAAACAATGATTACAGAAATTAGAGACCAACTTAATTTAGTCAACCCAGGACTTATTGATCCTGAACATTTTAGCGAAAACCAATTTGAAGAAATCCAAGAAATACATGAATTTGTGATGTCTAAAAATGATTTCACTCCAAGTGAAATGAACGGTATTACCGAAGCTTTAGGAGCATTAAGACAAACAAAGTAA
- a CDS encoding aminopeptidase, which produces MSLNEKLQQYAKLLVTVGLNVQKGQPVFIRSTVEAVEFTRLIVKEAYRLGASDVRVKYADPELTRLSYEHEDVTFFNQEIKPYEVDERMDYVERGACSLALITEDPDLLNGIDNDKLKAAQTQRSKAFKPYMIASQKNEFPWLVASYPSKAWAQRVYPELEAEAAFEKFLEDVLEIVRVDGNDPIENWKKHTALLKEKADMLNQKAYTALHYKSKGTDLHIGLPQGHIWEDATSYTPNGQAFVANIPTEEVFTAPEANRVEGYVTNKLPLSYNGTIIDGFKLTFKNGEVVDFHAEKGEAVLKSLLETDAGARRLGEVALVPFDSPISNRKTIFYNTLFDENASCHLALGAAYAFNLKGGTQMSEDELKNHGLNDSLTHVDFMIGSEDLTIYGVTENGEEELLFENGNWA; this is translated from the coding sequence GTGTCATTAAATGAAAAACTGCAACAGTATGCGAAATTACTTGTCACTGTAGGTTTAAATGTTCAAAAAGGCCAACCAGTATTTATTCGTTCTACAGTTGAAGCCGTTGAATTTACGCGTCTTATTGTCAAAGAGGCATATCGCCTTGGAGCATCAGATGTACGTGTCAAATATGCTGATCCAGAATTGACACGTCTAAGCTATGAACATGAGGATGTCACATTTTTCAACCAAGAAATAAAACCTTATGAGGTAGACGAACGTATGGACTACGTTGAACGAGGTGCTTGTAGTTTAGCATTAATCACTGAAGATCCGGACTTATTAAATGGTATCGACAATGATAAACTTAAAGCTGCACAAACCCAACGTAGTAAAGCTTTTAAACCTTATATGATTGCGTCACAAAAAAATGAATTTCCATGGTTAGTTGCAAGCTATCCGTCTAAAGCTTGGGCACAGCGTGTCTATCCAGAATTAGAGGCTGAAGCTGCATTTGAAAAGTTTTTAGAGGATGTCTTAGAAATTGTACGTGTTGACGGCAATGACCCTATCGAAAACTGGAAAAAACATACCGCATTACTTAAAGAAAAGGCGGATATGCTCAATCAAAAAGCTTACACAGCCCTACATTATAAATCGAAAGGTACAGATTTACATATTGGTTTACCTCAAGGTCATATTTGGGAGGATGCGACAAGTTATACACCCAATGGCCAAGCGTTTGTAGCAAATATTCCAACTGAAGAGGTATTTACTGCACCTGAAGCCAACCGTGTTGAGGGATATGTAACAAATAAATTACCATTAAGTTATAATGGAACAATTATTGATGGATTTAAATTAACTTTTAAAAATGGAGAAGTTGTAGATTTTCATGCAGAGAAAGGGGAAGCTGTTTTAAAATCGCTATTAGAAACCGACGCTGGGGCAAGACGTTTAGGAGAAGTTGCCCTCGTACCATTTGACTCCCCAATTTCTAATAGAAAAACTATCTTCTATAATACATTATTTGATGAAAATGCTTCTTGTCATCTTGCCTTAGGTGCAGCTTATGCATTTAATTTAAAAGGGGGCACACAGATGTCAGAAGATGAATTAAAAAATCATGGATTAAATGATTCACTGACACACGTAGATTTTATGATTGGTAGTGAAGATTTAACGATTTATGGGGTAACCGAAAATGGCGAAGAAGAACTTTTATTTGAAAACGGAAATTGGGCTTAA